The window TAAAATTCTCAGATAATTATGAAAATTTAAAAATTAGTTGTGATAGTCAAAGAGTATTATCTGTTAATAATAGAGATAAAATATTTATTCGTAGAAGTCATTATTGTCTTAATTTTATTCATCCAAAAAATTATAACTATTTCGATAGATTAAGTTCTAAATTAAATTGGTCAAAAAACTTTTTTAATTAGTATAAAATACATATTTTATATGTTTTAATTTTAAATGTTAAATATAAATGAAATGGAGCTGGCGGGAGTCGAACCCGCGTCCAAAATTTCTATAACTTCAGTACTACATGCTTAGTCTATTTTTTAATAAAAAATATTCTTATTTTTTATAGACTTAAAATAAGATTTTTGCTTAAGTTAATTTTAACGTATATCTCTTTTAAGCGAAGGGTTTATACGAATCTCTATAATTTTGACCTTCTTTGAAATCTAATTTTAAGAGAATAAATTAGATTGAAGGGCTTTAGATAGTTTATTAAGCTGCTAAAGCGTAATGTTTTTGATTTGCATTTGTTTTTTACGGCTTTTAACGAGGCAAACCGTTCCTCGGCATGCACTTTAGTTTTCGATAATCTTGTCGAATCCAAAACAGCCCCAGAGTTATTTTTATATTATGACAAAATAAAATAAAATAGTCTATATATTATTTTTATTTTAAAAATATTGTTTTTATAAATAAAAGGGTGATTTTTTTATATTAATAAGATAAATAAAAAAGATGCATTTATTTATTTCATTTAAAAATATTATTTTATAACGTTAATTATGATATTTAAAATTTATTTATAGATATTGAGAAAATAATATTAATAGTCTGTTTTATAGATATAATATTATAAGAGAGTATAAAATGTATAAATTTGTTAAGAATATTTTTAAGGAATTAGAATATGAATGTTTTAGAAAAAATTAAGAGTCAAATTGAAAAAAATCCAATTTTAATTTATATAAAAGGAACTCCTGATGCACCAGAATGTGGATTTTCTGCTCAAGCAGTTCAGGCATTATCTGCATGTGGAGAAAAATTTGCATACGTGGATATTTTAAAATATCCAGACATTCGAACTGAATTACCAAAGTACGCTAATTGGCCAACTTTTCCTCAATTATGGATAGAAGGAGAACTGATTGGAGGATGTAATATAATTATGGAAATGCTTAAAAATGGTACTCTTAAAGAAATAATTAAAGACACAGTAATAAAATATAAAAAAAAGAAATAATTATTTTAAAAAAATAGATATTAGTCAGTTACTAAAAAAATTTTCTAATATTGAATACTATATCTACTATATGTTTTATATATATATTTCAAATATAAAATATGTAGTAGATATAAAAATTGATAATTGCATTATTTTTAATAAATTTAGTAAAAAAGATATATGAAATTTGTATTTATTTTAAAGGCCATCCTCCTAATCTTTTCCAACGATTTACTAATTCACAAAATAGTTCAGCAGTTTTTTGGGAGTCATAGAGTGCTGAATGAGCTTGTTTATTATCAAATAATAATCCAGCAGCTTTACATGATTTTGCTAGTACAGTTTGTCCTAATACTAATCCACTTAAAGTTGCTGTATCAAAAGTTGCAAATGGATGAAAAGGATGTTTTTGTATTCCTGTTCTTTGAATTGCAGCCATGATAAAGTTATGATCAAAACTTGCATTATGAGCAACTATTATACTGCGATTACAATTTTTAATTTTCATACCTTTATTTACGGTATTAAATATGTAAAAAAGAGCTTCTTGTTCACTGATTGCTCCTCTTAATGGATTAAAAGGATCTATTCGATTAAAAGCAATGGCTTCTGGTTGAATAGAAGATCCATTAAAAGGGATAATATGAAAATGTAAGCAGGATTCTTTTTTTAACCATCCTTCTGAATCCATGTATAATGTATATACTCCTATTTCTAATATAGCATCAGTTTGTGAATTAAATCCTGCTGTTTCTATATCTATTACTACAGGATAAAAACCACGGAATCTTTTTTTTAATGAATAGTCTTCTTGATTTATGGACATTTACATCTCATATAAAAATATTAGTAATAGATTATTTATATATTTTCATTATAAATTTTTAATAAATAATAGATATATTTTGTTTTTTATTTAGATATAATAAATTTATATTAATTATTTTTATATATTATAAAATAAATGACTGCAGTATAT of the Buchnera aphidicola (Pemphigus immunis) genome contains:
- the rnt gene encoding ribonuclease T — encoded protein: MSINQEDYSLKKRFRGFYPVVIDIETAGFNSQTDAILEIGVYTLYMDSEGWLKKESCLHFHIIPFNGSSIQPEAIAFNRIDPFNPLRGAISEQEALFYIFNTVNKGMKIKNCNRSIIVAHNASFDHNFIMAAIQRTGIQKHPFHPFATFDTATLSGLVLGQTVLAKSCKAAGLLFDNKQAHSALYDSQKTAELFCELVNRWKRLGGWPLK
- the grxD gene encoding Grx4 family monothiol glutaredoxin, which gives rise to MNVLEKIKSQIEKNPILIYIKGTPDAPECGFSAQAVQALSACGEKFAYVDILKYPDIRTELPKYANWPTFPQLWIEGELIGGCNIIMEMLKNGTLKEIIKDTVIKYKKKK